CTTTAGAAGTTTTAAGGGGTGAAAATGCCTTTTTAAAAGAAGCACTTTATTCTATGCAAGAGCTTTATGATGAAGATAGAAAAGTAATAGATACTCTAAATAAAGAATTAGAATTAGCTAGAGAAGAAATTGAATATCTTAAACGCAAATATAAACTAATGTGGAATAAAGCTGTAGAAAATTATCAAAAAGATATTAAAGAATAAAAATGAGAAAAATCTTATTATTTGTATTTATTAGCGTGTTTTGTTTTGCTAATCAAGGTTTAGAGTATTATAAAAATAAAGAATACGAAAAAGCTGCTAAAATTTGGGAAAAAGAATGTGCTAAAGATAATTTTAAGTCTTGCAGTTTTTTAGGTTATATTTATAGTCAAGAAAAATATGTAAAGCAAGATTATTCAAAAGTAATTAAGCTATTTAAAAAAGCTTGTGATGCAAATGAGTTTGGTGCTTGTTTTGGTTTAGGTTGGATATATAAAAATGGAAAAAGTATAAAACAAGATGATAAAAAAGCAAATAACTTATATGAAAAAGCTTGTAATGCAGATATTTTTGAAGCGTGTTATAATTTAGGTAATTCTTATTATATTGGACAAGGTGTAAAGCAAGATTATAGTAAATCAATCAAGTTGTATGAAAAAGCTTGTGATGGAGAAGTTTTTAATGCTTGTTATAATGCTGGCGTCTCGTATAGCGAAGGAAAAGGCGTAGAACAAGATTACAATAAAGCAATTAAATTATATGAAAAAGCTTGTGATGGAGAATATCCTATGGCTTGCAATAATTTAGCTCTTGCTTATTTTAATGGTGAAGGTGTAAAAGAAGACTATAATAAAGCGCTTAAATTAAGTAAAAAAGCTTGTGATTTAGGCGAGCAGATGGGTTGCTATAATTACGACATACTTAATCAAATAAAGTATTAGAATTTAAATCATTCATTATAGATTTAAATTCCACATAATAATTTGCGTAAAATATACTTTTTTTTATTACAATCAATAATATTACAAAAAGGAGAAATTATGAAAGTTTTATTAATTAAAGATGTAAAAGGCTTAGGTAAAGCCGGAGAAGTTAAGGAAGTAAAAGATGGTTATGGTCAAAATTTCTTAATCGGTAAAGGTTTTGCAAAAGTTGCTAGCACAGAAGTGCTTAGAAAACACGCAAGTGATTTAAAGAAAAAAGAAGAGCAAGACAGATACGAGCTTGAATTAATGAATAAATTAAAAGATAGTTTAGCTGATAAAAAAGTTATTATTAAAAAACAATTAGGTGCTAATGGAGCATTATTTGGTGGAGTTACAAAAGATGAAATTTCACACGCTATTAAAGAGCAATTCAACCTTGAACTTGATAAAAAAAGCATTCAAGATTATGCTATTAAAGCAGAAGGTGAGTATAAAGTGAGTGCAAAATTAGGTCATGGCATTGTTGCTGAATTTATAGTAGTGGTAAAAGGTGCTTAATGTTTCACGCTACTACGATTTTAGCTTATAAAGGAAAAGATGCTTCAGTAATTGGTGGTGACGGACAAGTTACTTTTGGAAATACGGTTTTAAAGGGTAATGCAGTAAAACTTAGAAAACTTTATGAAGGAAAAGTATTAGCAGGTTTTGCAGGAAGCACTGCTGATGCTTTTACTTTATTTGATATGTTTGAAAAAATGCTTGAGAGTAAAAAAGGAGATTTAGAAAGAGCTGTTATTGAGTTTTCAAAAGAGTGGAGAAAAGATAAATACTTAAGAAAACTTGAAGCTATGATGATAGTTTTAAACAGAAAACAAATCTTTTTATTAAGCGGGACAGGCGATGTAGTTGTGCCACAAGATGAGTGCATTTGTGCTATTGGAAGTGGTGGAGCATACGCACTTAGTGCTGCAAGAGCATTGCATAATCATGCGAATTTAGATGAATTAACTTTAGTTAAAGAAAGTCTTAAAATTGCAGGAGAGATTTGTATTTATACAAACACAAATATAACTACTTATGAATTAAGGGATTAAGAATGCAGATGTTACCTAAAGAAATTGTTGAATTTTTAGATGAATATGTAATAGGTCAAGAAAAAGCTAAAAAGGTAATTGCTATTGCTTTAAGAAATAGATATAGAAGATTAAAGCTTGAAGAAAGTATGCAAGATGATGTTGTTCCTAAAAATATTTTAATGATAGGAAGCACAGGTGTTGGTAAAACAGAAATTGCAAGAAGAATTGCTAAATTAATGGGCTTACCTTTTATTAAAGTAGAAGCTAGTAAATATACTGAAGTTGGTTTTGTTGGTCGTGATGTAGAAAGTATGGTAAGAGATTTAGCTAATGCGGCTTTAACTTTAGTAAAAAATGAACATTTAGAAAAAAACAAATCAAGATTAGCTGAACTAATAGAAAATAAAATTTTAGAAAAATTATTACCGCCATTACCAAAAGGTGTTAGTGAAGAAAAACAAGCAGAGTATGAAACTAGCTTAGAAAAGATGAAAGAGCGTCTAAGAAATAAAGAATTTGAAGATAAGGTTATAGAAATTTATGTAACCCAACGCTCACTTGAGACAAATCCAAATCTACCACCAGAACTTGCAAGTATGCAAGAGATGGTAAAAGTGATTGGTATTGCTGATAAAAAAGTGAAAAAAGAGTTAAAAATTAAAGACGCTAGAAAAGTTTTAGAAACTGAATTAACAGATAGTGTTTTAGATAATGAAAGCATTAAAGATGAAGCCTTAAAAAGAGTTCAAAATGAAGGAATAATCTTTATTGACGAGATAGATAAAGTTGCGGTAAGCTCGGGTAATTCAAGCAGACAAGACCCTAGCAAAGAAGGTGTTCAAAGAGATTTATTACCTATCGTAGAAGGTAGTGTAGTAAATACTAAATTAGGTAATGTAAAAACTGATCATATATTATTTATTGCAGCAGGTGCATTTCATTTAAGTAAGCCAAGTGATTTAATCCCTGAATTACAAGGTAGATTTCCATTAAGAGTTGAGCTTGATAGCTTGGGTGCTGATGAATTGTATGAAATTTTAACAAGACCTAAAAACTCACTTTTAAAACAATATAAAGCACTTTTAGAAACTGAAGGAGTTAATTTAGTGTTTGAAGATGATGCTATTAAAAAAATTGCAAAAATAGCAGCACAAGCAAATGAAAGTATGGAAGATATAGGTGCTAGACGCTTACATACTGTTATTGAAAAATTAGTAGAAGATATTTCTTATGAGTGTGATAAATACAAAGATAAAGATTGTGTAATAGATACAAAATTAGTTGATGATAAATTAGGCTCTATTATAGAAAATCAAGATATAGCAAGATATATTTTATGAAAAGCGGTTTTGTAAGTGTAATCGGCAGAACAAATGCCGGTAAAAGCACAATGATTAATTCTTTACTAGGCGAAAATATTTGCCTAGTATCACATAAAGAAAATGCCACAAGAAGAAAAATGAATGTGGTAATAATGCACGATGAAAATCAAATAATATTAATAGATACTCCAGGCCTACACGAAAGCAATAAGAATTTCAATCAACTATTAATAGAAGCTGCTAAAAAGAGCTTAGATGAGTGTGATTTGATTGTATTTGTGATGAGTATTTTTGATAGTTTAGATGAATATAAAAAATTTTTAGATTTAAAGCCAAAGGTTGAGCATATTGTAGTTATAAACAAAGTTGATTTGGTTGAACCTAAAAAATTGTTAGATAAATTAGAAGAATTTAATAAATTAGATATTGTTCCTAATATCATTCCTTATTCATCAAAAAATAAATTTTATAAAAATAAATTATTAGATGAGATGGTAAAGTATTTACCAGAACACCCATATTTTTTTGACCCAGAATTTAGCACTGATAAAACAACTAAAGATGTTATTAAAGAATTAATAATAGAAAGCATTTATCAAAATCTTAGTGATGAATTGCCATATTGTTGTGAAGTGTTAATTAATAAAATTATAGAAAAAGATAATTTTTTAACTATTTATGCCGATATTATTACAGATTCAGAAAATCATAAAGCAATGCTAATTGGTCGAAATGCTAATACAATTAAGCGTATTGGAATAGTCGCTAGGAAAAGAATTGCTGAAGTTTTTTTATTAAAAATTAACTTAAAGTTGGTTGCAAAAGTTCAAAAAAAATGGTACGATAATGAGAACTTTTTAAAAAAAGTAGGCTTAAAACAATAAAAAATAAAAGGTATTTAAATGGCGAAAACAGCGAAAAAAAGAGAATTGGTCGCTTTTGATTCAAGTACAAAAAAACTCTATAAACTTGCTGATAATGTCCTTAGTGAAATTACCGTTAAGGAAAAAAGCAATTCTGCTTACAATATTACCTATATGCCAGGTGAAAATGTAAAGTATGCTTCTGTTGAGGTTCCAAACGATACAGATGAGGATGAAATCAGTATAATTACAAACAAAACTTATGAAGTGTTAGAATTAGATATAGACAAGGATTATAAGATATCTTATAGTATTTCTAATGCTAGTATGGGAATTAATACAGTATATAATGTATTTGTAGTAGAAAATGAAAAAATTGAAACAGAATTTAAAGATGTAGCTAATAAGCTTCAGTATATTGATTATATAGATATTGAACCATTGATGTATCAAAATTATTATACAAGCAAACTTATAGAAAGTGATGGAGTTCAAGTATTTATATATTTTCATAAAACATATACAACACTTACCGTGTATAAAGATGGAGAATTAATAAACTATAAGATTATTAATAAACTTAGCATAGATATGTTGCATGGTAGTTTTTCTCATGATTTAGGAGAGAGAATTCCTGAACATATGTTTTTAAATGAATTATCAAAATATGGTTTTGACCATGTAGATGATGCAAAAAGAGTTTCACTTAATAAGGTTTTAAGCGAGTCTTTTAAATTCTTAATTAACAATTTATCTTTAATATTAAGAGGTGCTCAATTAGATAATGTTACTATTACAAAAGTATTTGTAGGAACTGATATTGGGTTAAGTCAAAATTTCTTAAAAAAAGTTGAAGTATTGTTTTCTTGCTTTAGGTGTCTTGATGATGATATTATACTTGAAACTATGCTTAATAATAAAGTTGAAATTGGAATTAATAGTCTTGAAGTAGCAGAATTTGTTAATATCCATAAAATTAAATATGATTTATTTAAAAATATTAGAAATTTTACCGTTGAGGTTAATACACCTTCTGAATTTACAACTACTCCTGAAAAAGAAGGCGGAGAATTAAGGATTAATCCATTTGTTTTATTAAGCTTGTTAAGAGCTAATGAACAATTAAAAATGCCAAATGATGTATTTAACATATCTACATTTTTAAGACCACCACCTTTTGCGAAGAGATATTCTGGGAAGTTAATTTTATCAATTTTGGCTGTTATTGTATTGGCTAGTATTTATCCTATATATAATTACATAAATGGTAAATTTATTGAAGTAGAAGAAAGAGATACTAGTGAAAAAATTCCTGCTAAACAAACAGAATATACAAGAATTGATAATGAAATTAAAAACCTTGAAAGTAGATTATCTAGTTTATCAGCTGAAGTAAATGAAGCTAGAAGAACTTTAGAATTTAGATATACACTTTTAGATAATATTTATGATAAAAAAGTTAATTATCTATCAAAAGCTAGTGCAGCTACAAAAATGGCTAGTATCTTAAATCAAAGCAATATTAAAGTAACAAGTATGTCTTTTGATAATGATATTATAAATGTTAATTTAAAAGGAACTGCAACAGGTATAACTTCATTCTTAAAAGAAATAGGTGCTGATGATACTTATAGTATTGAATCAAGAGATGTATTGATTAAGATATTAAATCTTGATGATAAAGATAAAGAGCATGAAAGTAATATTGTAATAAAGGTTTTAAGATGAAACAAGGTAGTATTTTTGATAAAATAGATAATTATTACGAAAAGCAGCCTAATACTAATATATTCTATATGAGTATATTTATGTGTGTATTTTTATTTGGTTATTTAATCTATGATTATACATATGAG
This is a stretch of genomic DNA from Campylobacter sp. RM12651. It encodes these proteins:
- a CDS encoding tetratricopeptide repeat protein, yielding MRKILLFVFISVFCFANQGLEYYKNKEYEKAAKIWEKECAKDNFKSCSFLGYIYSQEKYVKQDYSKVIKLFKKACDANEFGACFGLGWIYKNGKSIKQDDKKANNLYEKACNADIFEACYNLGNSYYIGQGVKQDYSKSIKLYEKACDGEVFNACYNAGVSYSEGKGVEQDYNKAIKLYEKACDGEYPMACNNLALAYFNGEGVKEDYNKALKLSKKACDLGEQMGCYNYDILNQIKY
- the rplI gene encoding 50S ribosomal protein L9; amino-acid sequence: MKVLLIKDVKGLGKAGEVKEVKDGYGQNFLIGKGFAKVASTEVLRKHASDLKKKEEQDRYELELMNKLKDSLADKKVIIKKQLGANGALFGGVTKDEISHAIKEQFNLELDKKSIQDYAIKAEGEYKVSAKLGHGIVAEFIVVVKGA
- the hslV gene encoding ATP-dependent protease subunit HslV, producing the protein MFHATTILAYKGKDASVIGGDGQVTFGNTVLKGNAVKLRKLYEGKVLAGFAGSTADAFTLFDMFEKMLESKKGDLERAVIEFSKEWRKDKYLRKLEAMMIVLNRKQIFLLSGTGDVVVPQDECICAIGSGGAYALSAARALHNHANLDELTLVKESLKIAGEICIYTNTNITTYELRD
- the hslU gene encoding HslU--HslV peptidase ATPase subunit — translated: MQMLPKEIVEFLDEYVIGQEKAKKVIAIALRNRYRRLKLEESMQDDVVPKNILMIGSTGVGKTEIARRIAKLMGLPFIKVEASKYTEVGFVGRDVESMVRDLANAALTLVKNEHLEKNKSRLAELIENKILEKLLPPLPKGVSEEKQAEYETSLEKMKERLRNKEFEDKVIEIYVTQRSLETNPNLPPELASMQEMVKVIGIADKKVKKELKIKDARKVLETELTDSVLDNESIKDEALKRVQNEGIIFIDEIDKVAVSSGNSSRQDPSKEGVQRDLLPIVEGSVVNTKLGNVKTDHILFIAAGAFHLSKPSDLIPELQGRFPLRVELDSLGADELYEILTRPKNSLLKQYKALLETEGVNLVFEDDAIKKIAKIAAQANESMEDIGARRLHTVIEKLVEDISYECDKYKDKDCVIDTKLVDDKLGSIIENQDIARYIL
- the era gene encoding GTPase Era; amino-acid sequence: MKSGFVSVIGRTNAGKSTMINSLLGENICLVSHKENATRRKMNVVIMHDENQIILIDTPGLHESNKNFNQLLIEAAKKSLDECDLIVFVMSIFDSLDEYKKFLDLKPKVEHIVVINKVDLVEPKKLLDKLEEFNKLDIVPNIIPYSSKNKFYKNKLLDEMVKYLPEHPYFFDPEFSTDKTTKDVIKELIIESIYQNLSDELPYCCEVLINKIIEKDNFLTIYADIITDSENHKAMLIGRNANTIKRIGIVARKRIAEVFLLKINLKLVAKVQKKWYDNENFLKKVGLKQ